Proteins co-encoded in one Salvia splendens isolate huo1 chromosome 4, SspV2, whole genome shotgun sequence genomic window:
- the LOC121800062 gene encoding protein CutA, chloroplastic, whose protein sequence is MALRLSSVVSSTVIRRRLPLVGAFCVLSFGLSNLYAVSLSSRTGCPQSLPFAPLFRTKFGSQSESKKFHTVRMEASKATVPTIVVYVTVPNKEAGKKLAESIVKERLAACVNRIPGVESVYEWKGEIQTDSEELLIIKTRESLLEALTEHVKANHEYDVPEVISLPITGGNLQYLEWIKNSTRD, encoded by the exons ATGGCTCTAAGACTCTCATCCGTTGTCTCCTCCACAGTGATCCGTAGGCGACTCCCTCTGGTGGGTGCCTTTTGTGTTCTTAGTTTCGGCCTCTCCAATCTCTACGCCGTTTCTCTATCTTCGAGAACAGGGTGTCCTCAGTCTCTCCCTTTTGCCCCTCTCTTCCG GACGAAATTCGGTAGTCAGTCTGAGAGTAAGAAATTTCATACTGTAAGGATGGAAGCAAGTAAGGCTACTGTACCCACCATTGTTGTTTATGttacagttccaaacaaggAAGCAG GGAAAAAATTGGCTGAAAGCATAGTCAAAGAGCGGCTCGCAGCGTGTGTTAACCGAATACCAG GTGTTGAATCAGTTTATGAGTGGAAAGGAGAG ATACAAACTGATTCTGAAGAGCTGCTTATAATCAAGACGAGGGAATCTCTTCTAGAGGCTTTAACTGAGCATGTCAAGGCAAATCATGAATATGA TGTTCCTGAGGTGATTTCCTTGCCCATAACCGGTGGCAATCTCCAGTATTTGGAGTGGATTAAGAACAGTACCCGGGACTAA
- the LOC121800059 gene encoding thiamine phosphate phosphatase-like protein, whose product MAGKIVIIFDFDRTLIEDDSDRWVFTRMDLTQLFRDLRPTLPWNSLMDRLLEEMHVLGKSIDDIADCLRGMPLHPSVVSVIKQAHALGCDLKVASDSNQFYIRTILEHYGIYSCFSEIITNPAVVDKGRLRIFPYHGSAAPHGCDLCPSNLCKGRVIEQIQVSLSESESKRLIYVGDGGNDFCPTLKLAAGDFVLPRKDFPLLSRISKNSNLVKAKVCEWNSSEDLAKILGKLIECMSNEDKISSSTTQL is encoded by the exons ATGGCCGGGAAGATCGTGATAATATTTGATTTCGATAGAACGCTGATCGAAGACGACAGCGACCGATGGGTCTTCACCAGGATGGATCTCACCCAGCTGTTCCGCGACCTCCGCCCCACACTCCCTTGGAACTCTCTCATG GATAGGCTATTGGAGGAGATGCACGTTTTAGGAAAATCAATAGATGATATTGCTGATTGTTTGAGAGGAATGCCGTTGCATCCTAGTGTTGTTTCAGTTATTAAGCAAGCTCATGCTCTCGG ATGTGACTTGAAGGTGGCAAGCGACTCAAATCAGTTTTACATCAGAACTATTTTGGAACATTATGGTATATATAGCTGTTTTTCAGAGATCATCACGAACCCTGCTGTGGTGGATAAAGGAAGGTTAAGGATCTTTCCTTACCACGGTTCAGCTGCACCACATGGTTGTGATCTCTGCCCATCCAACTTATGCAAG GGTCGTGTCATCGAGCAGATCCAGGTTTCTTTATCTGAAAGTGAAAGCAAAAGGCTTATATATGTTGGTGATGGGGGGAACGACTTCTGCCCGACTCTCAAGCTTGCTGCCGGAGACTTTGTGTTGCCAAGGAAGGACTTCCCTCTGTTGAGCCGTATCTCGAAGAACAGCAATCTTGTCAAAGCTAAGGTTTGCGAATGGAACAGCAGTGAAGATCTGGCTAAGATCCTCGGGAAACTTATCGAGTGCATGTCCAACGAAGACAAGATAAGTTCCTCGACCACTCAGCTCTAG
- the LOC121800061 gene encoding probable disease resistance protein RXW24L — protein MCMYLYIDVKHLHSIDSTICNLTKEKTEKSRMAEFVANASLEILRDLLVEETKSLLSVSGDVDKVKADLRSIHALLMKADRDRRDSPTLKLYVSQLKDLAEKAENLLETYAVEVQSKREGRRSLKDKFKRYVCIMCECISVHQVGNEARDIISALADLAKKVESELDQQGSSSHSKQEVEQQSLLRQTYAHEVEHDFVGMEKDIALLVSKVKDETRRKRVVKIYGMGGLGKTTLARKVYNHIDLQSYARAWVCITQQFEHKAVLGKILKQIDSKAKIDELEVDDLVTKIHSLLEVERKCLVVIDDIWEDVHWEIIKQAFPVNCDVILTTRSEDIANQQSEPYKLEFLTKDDGWTLLQKVADISPDDPDLKSFEDIGRKIVLKCEGLPLSICVIGGILRNKVHTQWIEVNLNMESHLKHGKGVGKYNRVNQVLELSYDALPYYLKPCFLYLACFPEDHEIDTEKLYLLWMAEGFISYQDKEANETLRDVAQRYLIELGMRCMVQLHDEANTYTPLTKFVSCGLHDLMHDLCSSKAEKEQFLMRIDASKYLTNILLPTRIAISHDPFSESSIEGLKEVRGLRSFIILQKNSHYEPTMGFKESMVNFKKSQYLRIFAAEGCEFEGEELPSTVGELIHLRYLSLRDSNVREIPKSICSLPYLQTLDLRVSPDIKLPNVIWKMKRLKHLFLNTKIEVIGGEKLKLGGLQELVTLDKINTERTCIADIPTLISLQKMRVDVCDVDSLLIVLNNKNSQLRESYLSVHSCDFSSENGREVLNHGLMSPSLVSLEIWYCNMGSSFPYYKPEMCQNLVKLWLIDCKVKVDVKDFGKYPMLQKQG, from the exons ATGTGTATGTATCTCTATATCGACGTGAAGCACTTGCATAGCATAGATAGCACAATATGTAATctaacaaaagaaaaaacagaaaaaagtaGAATGGCAGAATTTGTTGCAAATGCTTCTCTGGAAATCCTTCGTGATTTGCTGGTTGAAGAAACTAAGTCTCTGCTTAGTGTGAGTGGTGATGTTGACAAAGTCAAAGCAGATCTGAGAAGCATCCATGCCTTGTTGATGAAAGCTGATAGAGATAGACGCGATTCTCCAACTCTAAAGCTTTACGTTTCCCAACTCAAAGATCTGGCGGAAAAAGCTGAGAATCTGCTTGAAACGTATGCCGTTGAAGTTCAATCCAAAAGGGAAGGGCGGAGGAGCCTCAAGGATAAATTCAAAAGATACGTTTGCATCATGTGTGAGTGCATCAGTGTCCACCAGGTTGGGAATGAGGCTCGCGACATAATATCTGCCCTGGCAGACCTCGCTAAAAAGGTAGAGTCGGAGTTGGATCAACAAGGCTCATCATCTCATTCCAAGCAGGAAGTTGAGCAGCAGAGTCTGCTGAGACAGACGTATGCTCATGAGGTTGAGCATGATTTCGTGGGCATGGAGAAAGACATCGCGCTTTTGGTCTCCAAGGTGAAGGACGAAACCAGAAGAAAACGAGTAGTGAAGATATATGGGATGGGTGGTCTCGGAAAAACTACTCTCGCCAGAAAGGTTTACAACCACATAGACCTCCAATCTTATGCCCGAGCATGGGTTTGCATCACCCAACAGTTTGAACATAAGGCGGTGTTGGGAAAGATTTTGAAACAAATTGACAGCAAGGCAAAGATTGATGAGCTGGAAGTTGACGATTTGGTGACAAAAATTCATAGTTTATTGGAGGTGGAAAGGAAATGTTTGGTGGTGATAGATGATATATGGGAAGATGTTCATTGGGAGATCATAAAGCAAGCTTTTCCGGTGAATTGTGATGTCATTCTCACCACTCGTTCTGAGGATATTGCTAATCAACAATCCGAACCTTACAAGCTGGAATTTCTGACAAAAGACGATGGTTGGACTTTACTTCAAAAGGTAGCAGATATTTCTCCAG ATGACCCGGATTTAAAATCATTTGAAGATATTGGAAGAAAAATTGTATTAAAGTGTGAAGGGTTACCGCTATCAATTTGTGTTATTGGAGGGATTTTGCGCAATAAAGTACACACACAATGGATAGAGGTAAATCTGAACATGGAATCACATTTGAAGCATGGAAAAGGTGTTGGAAAATACAATAGAGTAAATCAAGTGTTGGAGTTGAGCTACGATGCCTTACCTTATTACTTGAAACCATGCTTTCTCTATTTAGCATGTTTTCCTGAGGATCACGAGATTGATACAGAGAAACTGTATTTATTGTGGATGGCGGAAGGCTTCATTTCCTACCAAGATAAAGAAGCTAATGAGACTCTAAGAGATGTGGCTCAAAGATATCTAATAGAACTTGGTATGAGGTGTATGGTTCAACTGCATGATGAAGCTAACACCTACACTCCACTTACGAAATTTGTTTCGTGTGGGCTTCATGATTTAATGCATGATCTCTGTTCTTCTAAAGCAGAAAAGGAACAGTTTCTGATGCGCATTGATGCTTCCAAATATCTGACCAACATTCTTTTACCAACTCGAATAGCCATCAGTCATGACCCCTTTAGTGAATCAAGTATAGAGGGGTTAAAGGAAGTTAGAGGTCTTAGATCTTTTATTATTCTTCAAAAAAACTCTCATTATGAACCAACCATGGGCTTCAAAGAGAGTATGGTTAACTTTAAGAAGTCGCAGTACTTGAGGATATTTGCGGCTGAAGGTTGTGAGTTTGAAGGAGAGGAATTACCAAGCACGGTGGGTGAACTAATTCATTTGAGATATTTGAGTTTGAGGGATTCTAATGTGAGAGAAATACCAAAGTCTATATGCAGCCTGCCATACTTGCAGACCTTAGATTTGCGAGTATCACCTGATATTAAATTGCCAAATGTGATATGGAAGATGAAAAGACTAAAGCATCTATTTCTCAATACTAAAATAGAAGTGATTGGAGGGGAGAAACTAAAATTAGGTGGGCTACAAGAGTTGGTGACATTAGATAAGATCAACACTGAGAGAACTTGCATTGCAGATATCCCTACATTGATTAGTCTACAGAAGATGCGTGTTGATGTTTGTGATGTGGATAGCCTGTTAATTGTATTGAACAACAAAAACAGCCAATTACGTGAGAGTTACCTTTCAGTTCACTCTTGTGATTTCAGTTCGGAGAATGGTAGAGAGGTTTTGAATCACGGGTTGATGTCTCCTTCGTTGGTTAGTTTGGAGATATGGTACTGCAATATGGGTAGCAGTTTTCCATACTACAAACCAGAGATGTGTCAGAATTTAGTAAAGTTGTGGCTTATAGATTGCAAGGTTAAGGTAGATGTGAAGGACTTTGGCAAGTATCCCATGTTGCAAAAGCAAGG ATGA
- the LOC121801316 gene encoding protein NDL1-like isoform X2, translating to MADLSVDSVCLDVETIYLGGKEHIVRTGTVSVSVIIYGDPEKPALITYPDLALNHVSCFQGLFFCPEAAALLLHNFCVYHISPPGHELGAAAISEGYPVPSVDDLADQILEVLNYFRLGAVMCMGVMAGAYILTLFAMKYRERVVGLILVSPLCKAPSWTEWLCNKVMSNLLYYYGMCGLLKECLLYRYYSKEVRGNAEVPESDIVQACRRLLDERQSANVLRFLQAIDRRPDLTDGLRKLKCRTLIFVGDSSPFHSESLDMIAKLDKRYSALVEVLDCGSIVTEEQPQAMLTSMEYFLMGYGLHMPSQYSGSPRSPLSPTCISPELLSPESMGLKLKPIKTRVTSQRLH from the exons ATGGCTGATTTAAGCGTTGATTCCGTTTGCCTCGATGTGGAGACAATCTATCTCGGCGGGAAG GAGCATATTGTGCGAACAGGAACTGTTTCGGTATCTGTTATTATATACGGTGATCCAGAGAAACCAGCTCTCATCACTTATCCGGATTTGGCTTTAAATC ATGTATCATGTTTTCAAGGTTTATTTTTTTGTCCGGAAGCTGCGGCATTGCTTCTTCACAATTTCTGTGTTTACCATATCAGCCCTCCTGGGCATGAG TTGGGAGCTGCTGCAATTAGTGAAGGTTATCCCGTGCCTTCTGTTGATGATTTAGCAGATCAAATTCTTGAGGTGCTCAACTACTTCAG ACTTGGTGCAGTCATGTGCATGGGAGTAATGGCTGGCGCTTACATCCTGACCTTATTCGCT ATGAAATATAGGGAGCGGGTTGTTGGTTTGATACTTGTATCGCCTTTGTGCAAAGCACCATCATGGACAGAATGGCTCTGTAATAAG GTGATGTCAAATTTGCTGTACTATTACGGTATGTGTGGTCTTCTGAAGGAATGCTTACTTTACCGATATTATAGCAAG GAAGTTCGTGGCAATGCAGAAGTTCCAGAATCTGACATAGTTCAAGCATGTAGAAGA CTGCTGGATGAAAGACAGAGCGCAAATGTGCTTCGTTTTCTTCAAGCCATAGACAG GAGACCTGACCTAACTGATGGTTTGAGGAAATTGAAGTGCCGAACTCTGATATTTGTTGGGGATAGCTCTCCTTTTCATTCCGAGTCTCTCGACATGATTGCAAAACTGGACAAGAGATATAGTGCCTTAGTTGAG GTGCTTGATTGTGGATCAATTGTCACGGAGGAGCAGCCGCAAGCAATGTTGACATCAATGGAGTATTTCCTGATGGGTTATGGGCTGCACATGCCGAGTCAGTACAGCGGCAGCCCAAGGAGCCCGTTGAGCCCTACTTGCATCTCGCCAGAGCTCCTCTCCCCGGAGAGCATGGGATTGAAACTAAAACCGATCAAGACCCGCGTCACGTCACAAAGACTGCATTAG
- the LOC121801316 gene encoding protein NDL1-like isoform X1, with product MADLSVDSVCLDVETIYLGGKEHIVRTGTVSVSVIIYGDPEKPALITYPDLALNHVSCFQGLFFCPEAAALLLHNFCVYHISPPGHELGAAAISEGYPVPSVDDLADQILEVLNYFRLGAVMCMGVMAGAYILTLFAMKYRERVVGLILVSPLCKAPSWTEWLCNKVMSNLLYYYGMCGLLKECLLYRYYSKQEVRGNAEVPESDIVQACRRLLDERQSANVLRFLQAIDRRPDLTDGLRKLKCRTLIFVGDSSPFHSESLDMIAKLDKRYSALVEVLDCGSIVTEEQPQAMLTSMEYFLMGYGLHMPSQYSGSPRSPLSPTCISPELLSPESMGLKLKPIKTRVTSQRLH from the exons ATGGCTGATTTAAGCGTTGATTCCGTTTGCCTCGATGTGGAGACAATCTATCTCGGCGGGAAG GAGCATATTGTGCGAACAGGAACTGTTTCGGTATCTGTTATTATATACGGTGATCCAGAGAAACCAGCTCTCATCACTTATCCGGATTTGGCTTTAAATC ATGTATCATGTTTTCAAGGTTTATTTTTTTGTCCGGAAGCTGCGGCATTGCTTCTTCACAATTTCTGTGTTTACCATATCAGCCCTCCTGGGCATGAG TTGGGAGCTGCTGCAATTAGTGAAGGTTATCCCGTGCCTTCTGTTGATGATTTAGCAGATCAAATTCTTGAGGTGCTCAACTACTTCAG ACTTGGTGCAGTCATGTGCATGGGAGTAATGGCTGGCGCTTACATCCTGACCTTATTCGCT ATGAAATATAGGGAGCGGGTTGTTGGTTTGATACTTGTATCGCCTTTGTGCAAAGCACCATCATGGACAGAATGGCTCTGTAATAAG GTGATGTCAAATTTGCTGTACTATTACGGTATGTGTGGTCTTCTGAAGGAATGCTTACTTTACCGATATTATAGCAAG CAGGAAGTTCGTGGCAATGCAGAAGTTCCAGAATCTGACATAGTTCAAGCATGTAGAAGA CTGCTGGATGAAAGACAGAGCGCAAATGTGCTTCGTTTTCTTCAAGCCATAGACAG GAGACCTGACCTAACTGATGGTTTGAGGAAATTGAAGTGCCGAACTCTGATATTTGTTGGGGATAGCTCTCCTTTTCATTCCGAGTCTCTCGACATGATTGCAAAACTGGACAAGAGATATAGTGCCTTAGTTGAG GTGCTTGATTGTGGATCAATTGTCACGGAGGAGCAGCCGCAAGCAATGTTGACATCAATGGAGTATTTCCTGATGGGTTATGGGCTGCACATGCCGAGTCAGTACAGCGGCAGCCCAAGGAGCCCGTTGAGCCCTACTTGCATCTCGCCAGAGCTCCTCTCCCCGGAGAGCATGGGATTGAAACTAAAACCGATCAAGACCCGCGTCACGTCACAAAGACTGCATTAG
- the LOC121800057 gene encoding mitochondrial carrier protein CoAc2-like, which translates to MGEERDGGNKKAAALMNGLIEGMPVFVKELIAGGVAGGFAKTVVAPLERVKILFQTRRSEFHSLGLLGSFSKIAKTEGVLGFYRGNGASVARIVPYAALHYMAYEEYRRWIILGYPDVGRGPVLDLVAGSFAGGTAVLFTYPLDLVRTKLAYQVVESSKTAVQRHARKDIIYNGIRDCFSRIYKEAGMRGLYRGVAPSLYGIFPYAGLKFYFYEEMKRHVPEDRKKDITVKLVCGSVAGLLGQTFTYPLDVVRRQMQVQRLIISDSSPTKGTVESLVAIVRMQGWKQLFSGLSINYLKVVPSVAIGFTVYDVMKASLRVPLRDEGVTGVSSGRRHGQQSSIPSSPSLSQTQQ; encoded by the exons ATGGGAGAAGAGAGGGATGGCGGGAATAAAAAGGCGGCGGCTTTGATGAATGGATTAATAGAAGGGATGCCTGTTTTCGTGAAGGAGCTGATTGCCGGTGGTGTGGCTGGTGGGTTTGCCAAGACCGTCGTTGCCCCCCTTGAACGCGTCAAGATCTTGTTTCAG ACCAGAAGATCTGAGTTCCATAGTCTTGGTTTGTTGGGATCCTTCTCAAAAATTGCAAAAACAGAAGGGGTGCTTGGTTTTTATAG AGGGAATGGAGCTAGTGTCGCCCGCATTGTTCCTTATGCGGCACTGCATTACATGGCCTATGAAGAATATCGGAGATGGATCATCTTGGGTTATCCTGACGTGGGGAGAGGCCCCGTCCTTGACCTCGTAGCTGGATCATTTGCGGGAGGAACAGCTGTGCTATTTACTTATCCTCTTGATTTAGTTCGGACGAAACTGGCTTATCAG GTTGTTGAATCCTCGAAAACCGCTGTACAGAGGCATGCTCGGAAAGATATAATCTACAACGGTATCCGGGATTGCTTCTCCCGGATATACAAAGAGGCTGGCATGAGAGGCCTCTATAGAGGCGTTG CCCCATCGCTGTACGGGATCTTTCCTTACGCTGGACTGAAATTCTACTTCTACGAGGAAATGAAAAGGCACGTCCCCGAAGATCGCAAGAAGGACATCACAGTTAAGCTCGTGTGTGGCTCGGTTGCAGGCTTACTCGGACAAACATTCACGTACCCTCTTGATGTCGTCAGGCGGCAAATGCAG GTTCAACGGCTGATAATATCTGACAGCAGTCCTACGAAAGGGACTGTCGAATCTCTTGTCGCGATTGTCCGGATGCAAGGATGGAAGCAGTTATTCTCTGGGCTCAGCATCAACTACCTCAAG GTCGTGCCTTCAGTAGCAATCGGATTCACCGTCTACGATGTTATGAAGGCGTCGCTAAGAGTTCCGTTGAGAGACGAGGGTGTGACTGGGGTTTCGTCGGGGCGACGACACGGTCAGCAGTCGTCGATTCCTTCATCACCTTCATTATCTCAAACTCAACAATAG